Proteins from one Corynebacterium testudinoris genomic window:
- a CDS encoding MBL fold metallo-hydrolase: MEHPAYSQLRPVTDSVAVVLCPNPGYAALEGTNSWVIRAAGDPRSIVIDPGPEDEGHLNVLGAKASEVALILLTHRHYDHADGAQRFRQLTGAPVRAFDPSYCSTGQTPLVDGEVVTVDGVTPQIEVVYSPGHTSDSATFFIWSGVPHESNLEGIITGDTIAGRHTTMISETDGDLGQYLQTLHMLEERGKDVMLLPGHGPEGKDLSAYARKYIDRRQHRIDQIKDVQARLGEDVDLKTMIDEMYDDVDPVLRHAAEQSTRVALRYLKDQQA, translated from the coding sequence ATGGAGCATCCCGCCTATAGCCAGCTTCGACCAGTCACCGATTCCGTGGCTGTCGTCCTGTGTCCCAACCCGGGTTACGCTGCCCTGGAGGGCACAAATTCTTGGGTTATCCGAGCTGCCGGCGATCCCCGCAGCATCGTCATCGATCCCGGCCCGGAAGACGAGGGCCACCTCAACGTCCTCGGCGCGAAGGCCTCGGAGGTCGCGCTGATCCTCCTCACGCATCGGCACTACGATCACGCTGATGGCGCTCAGCGCTTCCGCCAGCTCACGGGCGCACCGGTGCGGGCTTTCGATCCGTCCTATTGCAGCACGGGTCAGACCCCGCTGGTGGACGGCGAGGTGGTGACCGTCGACGGCGTCACCCCGCAGATCGAGGTGGTGTACTCCCCGGGTCACACGAGCGATTCCGCGACGTTTTTCATCTGGTCTGGCGTCCCCCATGAGTCGAACTTGGAGGGGATCATCACCGGCGATACCATCGCTGGCCGCCACACCACGATGATCTCGGAGACGGACGGCGATCTGGGGCAGTACCTGCAGACGCTGCACATGCTCGAGGAGCGCGGCAAGGACGTCATGCTTCTCCCGGGTCACGGCCCGGAGGGCAAGGATCTCTCGGCTTACGCGCGCAAGTACATTGATCGTCGCCAGCACCGCATCGATCAGATCAAGGACGTCCAGGCCCGGTTGGGCGAAGATGTTGATTTGAAGACGATGATCGATGAGATGTATGACGACGTCGATCCGGTTCTGCGGCACGCGGCGGAGCAGTCCACCCGCGTTGCCCTGCGTTACCTGAAAGATCAGCAAGCCTAA
- the glxR gene encoding CRP-like cAMP-activated global transcriptional regulator GlxR — protein sequence MEGVQEILSRAGIFQGVDPVAVSNLIQDMETVRFPRGTIIFEEGEPGDRLYIITTGKVKLARHASDGRENLLTVMGPSDMFGELSIFDPGPRTSSAVCVTEVQAATMNSEMLKQWVTDHPEIAQQLLRVLARRLRRTNASLADLIFTDVPGRVAKTLLQLANRFGSQEGGALRVNHDLTQEEIAQLVGASRETVNKALATFAHRGWIRLEGKSVLIVDTEHLARRAR from the coding sequence GTGGAAGGTGTACAGGAGATCCTGTCGCGAGCCGGAATCTTCCAGGGGGTGGATCCCGTTGCCGTGAGCAACCTGATCCAGGACATGGAAACCGTTCGCTTTCCCCGCGGAACCATCATCTTTGAGGAAGGCGAGCCCGGCGACCGCCTTTATATCATCACCACCGGCAAGGTGAAGCTCGCCCGTCATGCTTCCGACGGCCGCGAGAACCTCCTCACCGTCATGGGCCCCTCCGACATGTTCGGCGAGCTGTCCATCTTCGATCCCGGCCCGCGCACCTCCTCCGCCGTGTGCGTCACCGAGGTCCAGGCCGCCACGATGAACTCGGAGATGCTCAAGCAGTGGGTCACCGATCACCCGGAGATCGCCCAGCAGCTCCTCCGCGTCCTCGCCCGCCGCCTGCGCCGCACCAACGCCTCCCTCGCTGACCTCATCTTCACTGACGTCCCGGGCCGCGTGGCCAAGACCCTTCTCCAGCTGGCCAACCGCTTCGGCTCGCAGGAAGGTGGCGCCCTGCGCGTCAACCACGACCTCACCCAGGAAGAGATCGCCCAGCTGGTCGGCGCCTCCCGGGAGACCGTGAACAAGGCCCTGGCCACCTTCGCCCACCGCGGGTGGATCCGCCTCGAAGGCAAGTCCGTCCTCATCGTGGACACCGAGCACCTGGCGCGCCGCGCCCGCTAG
- the nth gene encoding endonuclease III, translating to MSSSPPTPRRPGTHPASLGRETALGRTRRARRINRTLAETFPDAGPELDFSNPLELTVATILSAQCTDVRVNQVTPELFRRFPTAAHYAAADPGEIEEIIRPTGFQRAKAQHLIGMGETLVARFDGRVPKALDDLLTLPGVGRKTAHVVRGNAFDLPGLTVDTHFARLVKRLKLTEETDPVKIEFALAGMIEKKQWTLFSHRLIFQGRRICHARRPECGVCTIAHDCPSFGEFS from the coding sequence ATGTCTTCTTCGCCGCCCACCCCGCGCCGCCCAGGCACCCACCCGGCCTCGCTGGGGCGCGAAACGGCGCTGGGTCGGACCCGCCGGGCGCGGCGGATCAATCGGACCCTGGCGGAGACTTTTCCCGATGCTGGCCCCGAGTTGGACTTTAGCAATCCGCTGGAGTTGACCGTGGCGACGATCTTGTCGGCGCAGTGCACGGATGTGCGGGTCAACCAGGTCACGCCTGAGTTGTTTCGTCGCTTTCCGACGGCCGCGCACTACGCCGCCGCCGATCCTGGCGAGATCGAAGAGATCATTCGCCCTACGGGCTTCCAGCGGGCGAAGGCACAACACCTCATCGGCATGGGGGAAACGCTGGTGGCGCGTTTCGACGGCCGCGTGCCTAAGGCCCTCGACGATCTGCTCACTCTCCCCGGGGTCGGCCGCAAAACCGCCCACGTCGTCCGCGGCAACGCCTTCGACTTGCCTGGGTTAACCGTGGATACCCACTTCGCCCGCCTGGTGAAGCGCCTCAAGCTCACCGAGGAGACCGACCCGGTGAAGATTGAGTTCGCGCTGGCGGGGATGATTGAGAAGAAGCAATGGACCCTGTTCTCCCACCGCCTCATTTTTCAGGGACGTCGGATCTGCCACGCCCGTCGGCCAGAATGCGGCGTGTGCACCATTGCCCATGACTGCCCCTCGTTTGGAGAGTTCTCATGA
- a CDS encoding redoxin domain-containing protein produces the protein MKTKHLIWVVLGVILAAGLVIAGTWAMLRTVNSPAEPTTVAEATSPEATPAPVPPRPACPAGGVGGVELPCLGAEGAGDAGVDKQITVANVWAWWCGPCREELPYFEEFAQAHPEYNVVGVHADTNAGNGAALLTELGISLPSYQDADNTFAGTLGLPGVIPITVVFDGDNQIAMFPRTFTSAEQIYQAVQEAENAP, from the coding sequence ATGAAAACCAAGCACCTGATCTGGGTCGTTCTCGGCGTCATTCTCGCCGCCGGGCTCGTCATCGCGGGGACGTGGGCAATGCTGCGGACCGTCAACTCCCCGGCCGAGCCCACCACGGTGGCGGAAGCCACCAGCCCGGAAGCAACCCCGGCACCCGTGCCACCGCGCCCCGCCTGCCCCGCGGGCGGGGTAGGCGGGGTGGAGCTACCCTGCCTGGGCGCAGAGGGTGCGGGAGACGCGGGCGTCGATAAGCAGATAACCGTGGCCAACGTGTGGGCCTGGTGGTGCGGCCCCTGCCGGGAAGAGCTGCCCTACTTCGAGGAATTCGCGCAAGCGCACCCGGAATACAACGTCGTGGGCGTGCACGCCGACACCAACGCCGGTAACGGGGCGGCGCTCCTCACCGAGCTGGGCATTTCCCTGCCCAGCTACCAGGACGCGGACAACACCTTCGCCGGGACCCTGGGGCTGCCCGGGGTGATCCCCATTACCGTCGTATTCGACGGCGACAACCAGATCGCCATGTTCCCCCGGACCTTCACCTCGGCGGAGCAGATCTACCAGGCGGTGCAGGAAGCGGAGAACGCCCCATGA
- a CDS encoding NUDIX hydrolase yields MSDLPGHNIDLRPEHAPRWMQPLIKGVEHAHGHPDVQGVDVRGRGSTRADGQRAAVLILLEGADTFSRQRPFDASVLLTHRSPTMRSHSGQIAFPGGRMDPTDINPVDAALREAWEETGLDRTSVTPVAELDPVHIQASGYPVYPVLGHWHTPGRVGVTSPAETDEVFLTPLADLIDPANRLTVGWAGWTGPAFTVNDYLVWGFTAGLLSALIHESGWEQEWDRGRTLDLHATLEKSRNNESHGPGVRFPR; encoded by the coding sequence ATGAGTGACCTCCCCGGCCACAACATTGACCTGAGGCCCGAACACGCCCCACGGTGGATGCAACCGCTGATCAAGGGGGTGGAGCACGCGCATGGGCACCCCGACGTCCAAGGCGTGGACGTCCGTGGGCGCGGCAGCACCCGGGCCGATGGGCAACGCGCCGCCGTGCTCATCCTCCTCGAAGGGGCGGATACGTTCAGCCGCCAGCGGCCTTTCGACGCCTCCGTGCTGCTCACCCACCGATCCCCCACGATGCGCTCGCACTCCGGGCAGATCGCCTTCCCCGGCGGCCGGATGGACCCCACGGATATCAACCCGGTCGATGCGGCGCTGCGCGAGGCATGGGAAGAGACCGGGCTCGACCGCACCTCCGTGACGCCCGTCGCGGAGCTGGACCCGGTGCACATTCAAGCCTCTGGCTATCCCGTGTACCCGGTGCTGGGGCATTGGCACACCCCCGGGCGAGTGGGCGTGACCAGCCCCGCCGAAACCGACGAAGTCTTCCTCACCCCGCTGGCTGATCTCATCGACCCCGCCAATCGCCTCACCGTCGGCTGGGCAGGCTGGACCGGTCCGGCATTCACCGTCAATGACTACCTGGTGTGGGGCTTCACCGCGGGGCTGCTCTCAGCGCTGATCCACGAATCGGGATGGGAACAGGAGTGGGATCGGGGCAGGACGCTCGACCTCCACGCCACGCTGGAGAAGTCTCGCAACAATGAGTCGCACGGCCCCGGAGTAAGATTTCCCCGATAG
- a CDS encoding MarP family serine protease has protein sequence MTAAFIIDGLIVLAILQALYGGWRQGAFASVLSTIGVIAGLIIGAAVAPLVMQLSESVAMRFLFGLGTIVLLVGVGSLVGGILGSRVREQMRMKSSQTIDSLVGSAFTAAATLLVVWLVSIPLATALPGSLGQGIRNSYILTQVDRYTPPALAELPKRVSAMLDDSGLPPLFAPFDEPVAREVPAPSSQLSNPRMVEAVRPGVIHVLGDADTCKRRLMGSGFVASPDHVITNAHVVAGTGAVRLDTVLGVKDADVVFYNPEVDIAVLYSPDLGLPVLDWASSPAASGDDAVVMGFPDSGPFEAAPARIRERITIAGPDIYSEGRVEREAYTVRGTIRQGNSGGPMVDQNGDVLGLVFGASVDQTDTGYVLTAAEVQRQTGDVASMTTKVGTGECIAR, from the coding sequence GTGACAGCCGCCTTCATCATCGACGGACTCATCGTCCTTGCCATCCTCCAAGCGCTCTACGGGGGATGGCGCCAAGGTGCGTTCGCGTCGGTGCTTTCCACCATCGGCGTCATCGCTGGCCTCATCATCGGCGCGGCCGTCGCCCCGCTGGTCATGCAGCTCAGCGAGTCAGTGGCGATGCGTTTCCTCTTCGGCCTGGGCACGATCGTCCTGCTCGTTGGTGTGGGCAGCCTCGTCGGCGGGATCCTCGGTTCGCGGGTGCGTGAGCAGATGCGGATGAAGTCATCGCAGACCATTGATTCGCTCGTCGGTTCCGCCTTCACCGCCGCCGCCACGCTCTTGGTGGTGTGGCTGGTGTCGATTCCCCTGGCCACCGCCCTGCCGGGCTCCCTGGGGCAGGGCATCCGCAACTCCTACATCCTCACCCAGGTCGATCGCTACACACCGCCCGCCCTGGCCGAGCTGCCCAAGCGCGTCTCCGCGATGCTCGATGATTCCGGGCTGCCGCCGCTCTTCGCCCCCTTCGATGAGCCCGTCGCCCGGGAAGTCCCAGCCCCCAGCTCCCAGCTCAGCAACCCGCGCATGGTGGAGGCCGTCCGTCCCGGCGTCATCCACGTGCTTGGCGACGCCGACACGTGCAAACGTCGCCTCATGGGCTCCGGGTTCGTAGCGTCCCCCGACCACGTCATCACCAACGCCCACGTCGTCGCCGGTACCGGCGCCGTCCGGCTGGACACCGTGCTCGGCGTCAAAGACGCCGACGTCGTCTTCTACAACCCCGAGGTCGACATCGCCGTCCTCTATTCGCCTGACTTGGGCCTGCCCGTGCTCGACTGGGCCAGCTCGCCGGCCGCCTCGGGCGACGACGCCGTGGTCATGGGCTTCCCCGACTCCGGGCCGTTTGAGGCCGCCCCCGCCCGCATCCGCGAGCGCATCACCATCGCCGGCCCGGACATCTACTCCGAGGGCCGCGTGGAGCGGGAAGCCTACACCGTGCGCGGCACCATCCGGCAGGGTAACTCCGGCGGCCCCATGGTCGATCAGAACGGCGACGTGCTGGGCCTGGTCTTCGGCGCCAGCGTCGACCAGACCGACACCGGCTACGTCCTCACCGCAGCCGAAGTGCAGCGCCAGACTGGCGACGTGGCGTCAATGACCACCAAGGTTGGCACGGGGGAGTGCATCGCGCGCTAG
- a CDS encoding alpha/beta fold hydrolase, protein MLTWSKRSKQVKRQPVSPSVVELEGPFTHELVHTRGLRLHAAVAGDPSHPLVVLLHGSFGGWFDFREVIAPLAAAGFHVAAVDARGYGMSDKPPATAADDLRTATGDIAGLIQALGHQDAAVVGADTGGTVAWMLATSYPERVRALVSVCAAHPTDMRRSAAARPWNYPWMIGRSLVSRIPALAMVGPPWIMDRVYQRNLTFNTAAEYHHTEAFAEILQLRQLASRIGNSRPAFIRNNRLLLSAVPARSLGDKVAAPTMLIEPPRRAWRHLSARSRARVRGFVEVRGMEGTKNLPHIEAPTAFADMVATFLRSTAPSP, encoded by the coding sequence ATGCTCACGTGGTCCAAGCGGTCGAAACAGGTCAAGCGCCAGCCGGTCTCCCCCTCGGTCGTCGAGCTGGAGGGACCATTCACGCACGAGTTGGTGCATACCCGCGGGCTGCGCCTGCATGCCGCCGTCGCCGGTGACCCTTCCCACCCACTGGTCGTGCTGCTGCACGGTTCCTTCGGCGGGTGGTTCGACTTCCGCGAGGTCATCGCCCCCCTGGCGGCGGCTGGGTTCCATGTCGCGGCTGTCGACGCCCGCGGGTACGGCATGTCCGACAAACCCCCGGCCACCGCGGCCGATGATCTCCGCACGGCCACGGGCGATATCGCCGGTCTCATCCAAGCCCTGGGGCACCAGGATGCGGCGGTCGTGGGCGCCGATACTGGCGGCACCGTCGCCTGGATGCTTGCCACCTCCTACCCGGAGCGGGTCCGGGCACTCGTCTCGGTGTGCGCTGCCCACCCGACGGATATGCGCCGCTCGGCGGCGGCGCGGCCGTGGAATTACCCGTGGATGATCGGCCGGAGCCTAGTCAGCCGCATCCCGGCGCTCGCGATGGTCGGCCCGCCGTGGATCATGGACCGGGTGTACCAGCGCAACCTCACATTCAACACTGCGGCCGAATATCACCACACCGAGGCATTCGCTGAGATCCTGCAGCTGCGGCAGCTGGCCTCCCGGATTGGCAACAGCCGCCCCGCGTTCATCCGCAACAATCGGCTGCTCCTCAGTGCGGTCCCGGCGCGCTCGCTGGGTGACAAGGTGGCGGCACCCACCATGCTCATCGAGCCGCCCCGGCGCGCATGGCGCCATCTCAGCGCCCGTTCCCGGGCCCGGGTGAGGGGGTTCGTCGAGGTCCGCGGGATGGAGGGGACGAAGAATCTCCCCCACATTGAGGCCCCGACGGCCTTCGCCGACATGGTAGCGACTTTCCTGCGCTCGACGGCCCCATCGCCCTAG
- a CDS encoding phage holin family protein produces MQPEAGRHTVSNKGLFTDGPQDFNPRVDSIPLSDVDSTRAGEGSIGDLVSNATAQMSSLFRAELELAKTELAGEAKKGALGGGLFTVAGAIALYASFFFFFFLAALLSVWLAPWAAFLIVFLFMLALAAVLALVGWRKIKKIGPPKKTIDSVGELKNLVPGQATNKLEAKTRGMYS; encoded by the coding sequence ATGCAACCGGAAGCAGGAAGGCACACCGTGAGCAACAAGGGACTTTTCACCGACGGACCCCAGGATTTCAACCCTCGGGTCGATTCTATTCCGCTGAGCGACGTCGACTCCACGCGCGCAGGGGAAGGATCCATCGGCGATTTGGTGTCTAATGCCACCGCCCAGATGTCGAGCCTTTTCCGCGCCGAGCTGGAGTTGGCGAAGACTGAGCTGGCCGGCGAGGCCAAGAAGGGCGCCCTCGGCGGCGGTTTGTTCACCGTGGCCGGCGCCATCGCGCTCTACGCCTCCTTCTTCTTTTTCTTCTTCCTCGCTGCACTCCTGAGCGTGTGGTTGGCGCCGTGGGCCGCGTTCCTCATTGTCTTCTTGTTCATGCTCGCGCTGGCCGCCGTGCTCGCGCTCGTGGGTTGGCGGAAGATTAAGAAGATCGGCCCGCCGAAGAAGACCATTGATTCGGTGGGCGAGCTGAAGAACTTGGTTCCCGGCCAGGCCACGAACAAGCTTGAGGCCAAGACCCGTGGAATGTACAGCTAG
- a CDS encoding HAD family hydrolase: MTARSSAPEQASTHRVAAFFDLDKTIIATSSAFAFGREFMQNGLITPAEALQMSLAKATYMVAGQSSEQMNVTRDQLASMVAGWSVQQVKDIARETMHNVVTPAIYAEARELITFHQNAGHDVIIISASASQLVELIAEELGIDKVVSTELEVADGHFTGEILFFCKGDAKAEAIAKLAADNNYDLPISYAYSDSATDIPMLQAVGNPVAVNPDRAMKKHALENGWDIRTFKDPVPLFQMPSSKEISIGAGVLAAVTAVTFGGWWWSQRNRRGTA; the protein is encoded by the coding sequence ATGACAGCACGGTCCTCCGCCCCGGAGCAGGCTTCCACGCACCGCGTGGCGGCCTTCTTTGACTTGGACAAGACCATCATCGCCACGTCCTCGGCCTTCGCCTTCGGGCGGGAGTTCATGCAAAACGGGCTCATCACCCCGGCGGAAGCCCTGCAAATGTCGCTGGCCAAGGCCACCTACATGGTCGCGGGTCAATCCAGCGAGCAGATGAACGTTACCCGTGACCAGCTGGCCTCCATGGTCGCCGGCTGGTCAGTGCAGCAGGTCAAGGACATCGCCCGCGAGACAATGCACAACGTGGTCACCCCGGCCATCTACGCCGAGGCCCGCGAGCTCATTACCTTCCATCAAAACGCCGGGCACGACGTGATTATTATCTCCGCTTCGGCCTCGCAGCTGGTGGAGCTCATCGCGGAGGAACTCGGCATCGACAAGGTGGTGTCCACCGAGCTGGAAGTCGCGGATGGCCACTTCACCGGTGAGATCCTCTTCTTCTGCAAGGGCGACGCCAAGGCGGAAGCCATCGCCAAACTCGCCGCGGACAACAACTACGACCTGCCCATCAGCTACGCCTACTCCGACTCGGCGACCGACATCCCCATGCTGCAGGCGGTGGGCAATCCGGTCGCCGTCAACCCCGACCGGGCGATGAAAAAGCACGCCTTGGAAAACGGGTGGGACATCCGCACCTTCAAGGATCCGGTGCCGCTGTTCCAAATGCCCTCGTCCAAGGAGATCAGCATCGGTGCAGGTGTGCTCGCCGCCGTCACCGCGGTGACCTTTGGCGGCTGGTGGTGGTCGCAGCGCAACCGCCGCGGCACGGCCTGA
- the ssd gene encoding septum site-determining protein Ssd — protein MKELIFVAVGDPVLHPEATHVAAATGYPLVDSVDPRELSRLHGRARAILVDSVTAGHLASLPRRESIYFLASDPGPIDWKAALTCHAEHAFLLPAQAPELLRELGHMASPRDSSSAGVRPQAEHASGTVIAMVGSAGGAGSSTLAAAVARRARRTDRDVTLVDGCPTSGGLDLLMGVEEKPGARWPDLRLGEGAVSAGDLRAALPSTSDGIVILSAARSTIADPFSLDTEVVLPVVESLRSGSGVTVLDLPAEADPAVLEACDLVVLLVPAEVRPAAAAASLVKQLQRARTSMVLLARHRAWSGLSTEDLEKLTGCEVIAELGTISRLARTVELSGLPTHLPRPLAVAADAVLIEAGL, from the coding sequence ATGAAGGAACTCATCTTCGTCGCCGTCGGTGACCCGGTCCTGCACCCCGAAGCCACCCACGTGGCCGCCGCCACCGGCTACCCGCTGGTCGATAGCGTCGACCCCCGCGAACTAAGCCGCCTGCACGGCCGGGCGCGCGCCATCCTCGTCGACTCGGTCACCGCCGGTCACCTGGCCAGCCTTCCCCGCCGCGAATCGATCTACTTCCTCGCCTCCGACCCGGGACCGATCGATTGGAAGGCAGCGCTGACCTGCCACGCCGAGCACGCCTTTCTGCTGCCAGCCCAAGCGCCGGAGCTCCTGCGGGAATTGGGGCACATGGCCTCGCCTCGTGACTCCTCGAGCGCCGGGGTGAGGCCGCAGGCTGAACACGCCTCCGGGACCGTGATCGCCATGGTGGGCTCTGCCGGCGGCGCGGGAAGCTCAACTCTGGCCGCCGCAGTAGCCAGGCGGGCTCGCCGAACTGACCGGGACGTCACGCTCGTTGACGGCTGCCCCACCTCCGGTGGCCTCGACCTCCTGATGGGAGTGGAAGAAAAGCCGGGAGCACGGTGGCCCGACCTGCGCCTGGGGGAGGGCGCAGTATCAGCCGGGGACCTGAGAGCCGCTCTGCCGTCCACCTCGGATGGGATTGTCATCCTCTCTGCAGCCCGGTCCACCATCGCGGACCCCTTCTCCTTGGACACCGAGGTGGTGCTCCCGGTCGTGGAAAGCTTGCGCTCAGGGAGCGGGGTGACGGTCCTGGACCTGCCTGCGGAAGCCGACCCCGCGGTCCTGGAGGCCTGTGATCTGGTGGTGCTCCTCGTTCCCGCTGAGGTACGCCCAGCGGCCGCGGCAGCCAGCCTGGTTAAGCAATTGCAGCGCGCGCGGACCAGCATGGTGCTGCTGGCTCGCCACCGAGCATGGTCGGGGTTGAGTACCGAAGACTTGGAAAAGCTCACTGGCTGCGAGGTCATTGCGGAACTTGGGACGATCAGCCGGTTGGCTCGCACGGTGGAGCTCAGCGGCCTTCCCACCCACCTGCCCCGGCCCCTGGCAGTGGCTGCGGATGCCGTGCTCATCGAGGCAGGACTCTAA
- a CDS encoding TadA family conjugal transfer-associated ATPase: MTRAEAVLESVHRRIADQPAVAGDVGELAKIIRQEAGVISDGDVLDLLRRLRHDSSGIGALEPLLLIEGVTDIVVNSPDQVFFDRGLGLEAAEVTFGDNAAVRQLATRLAVACGRRLDDAQPFVDGRLARDDGSIIRVHAVLSPPAENSPCLSLRVLRPAQTTVAELIDRGTLTPEIAAVLREIIEERRSFLVVGGTGTGKTTMLSALLAEVDHRERIVCIEDTAELRPPHPHVLNLVSRSRNIEGTGEITMADLLRQALRMRPDRIVVGEIRGAEVVDLLAALNTGHDGGAGTVHANSLAEVPARLEALAALGGLDRTALHSQLAAAVDYVIVMKREPDGTRRVHQIGTLQGVPVTALPVWEAGRPAP; the protein is encoded by the coding sequence ATGACGCGCGCAGAGGCTGTGCTGGAAAGTGTTCACCGGCGCATCGCTGATCAACCCGCGGTAGCCGGGGATGTTGGCGAACTGGCCAAGATTATTCGTCAGGAAGCAGGGGTGATTTCGGATGGCGACGTACTAGACCTGCTGCGCCGATTAAGACATGATTCCTCCGGCATCGGTGCCCTGGAACCACTCCTGCTCATCGAGGGAGTCACGGATATCGTGGTGAACTCCCCGGACCAGGTGTTCTTCGATCGCGGGCTGGGCCTGGAAGCCGCGGAGGTCACCTTCGGGGACAACGCCGCGGTGCGGCAGCTGGCCACCCGCTTGGCGGTGGCCTGCGGGCGCCGCCTCGATGACGCGCAACCTTTTGTCGACGGCCGGCTCGCCCGCGACGACGGCAGCATCATCCGCGTCCACGCTGTGCTGTCCCCACCGGCGGAAAACTCACCCTGCTTGAGTTTGCGGGTGCTGCGCCCGGCGCAGACCACGGTGGCAGAACTCATCGACCGAGGCACTCTCACCCCAGAGATTGCCGCCGTCCTGCGCGAGATCATCGAGGAGCGTCGTTCCTTCCTCGTCGTGGGCGGCACCGGCACGGGCAAGACCACCATGCTGTCCGCTCTGCTTGCCGAGGTGGATCATCGTGAGCGGATCGTGTGCATCGAGGACACCGCGGAGCTTCGACCGCCCCACCCGCACGTGCTCAACCTGGTGTCTCGCTCCCGCAATATCGAGGGCACGGGGGAGATCACCATGGCCGACCTGCTGCGCCAGGCCCTGCGCATGCGTCCCGACCGCATCGTCGTCGGGGAGATCCGAGGAGCAGAGGTCGTCGACCTGCTGGCCGCCCTCAACACCGGACACGACGGCGGGGCGGGCACCGTTCACGCCAACTCGTTGGCGGAAGTGCCCGCGAGGTTGGAGGCTCTCGCAGCTCTCGGCGGGCTCGATCGGACAGCACTGCATTCCCAGCTGGCTGCCGCGGTGGACTACGTCATTGTGATGAAGCGGGAGCCGGACGGCACGCGCCGCGTACACCAGATCGGCACCCTCCAGGGTGTGCCCGTCACCGCACTCCCCGTGTGGGAAGCCGGGAGGCCAGCACCATGA
- a CDS encoding type II secretion system F family protein — MNALLLLACALAINGTHPARRLVSLVAAEKRRLHPLIGLTLATAAFTVVLLDRLSVAVAAIITAATIAWTVRDLRRGKAMTRREGAAATYLGHLAGHLRAGAEVSAAMSTSVEAMGDSAPAELSHTLRAAAGLASRGGSGAGVLAADDRLPELHGLATLWQLADRHGLPLAPLVEQAQARIDTRVRHRNATTATLQGPQATAVILTALPLAGIAMGSAMGADPVGFLFGGGLGGLLLLAGVSLAAAGFVWSRTILRGAAA; from the coding sequence ATGAATGCCCTCCTCTTACTCGCCTGCGCCCTAGCCATCAATGGCACGCACCCGGCGCGCCGCCTCGTCTCCCTCGTGGCGGCGGAGAAACGTCGGCTGCACCCACTCATCGGACTCACGCTGGCCACCGCTGCGTTCACCGTCGTACTCCTGGATCGACTCAGCGTGGCGGTAGCCGCCATCATCACGGCGGCGACCATCGCGTGGACCGTGCGGGACTTGCGCCGAGGGAAGGCAATGACGCGCCGGGAAGGTGCTGCGGCGACGTACCTGGGCCACCTCGCGGGGCATCTGCGCGCTGGGGCGGAAGTATCGGCGGCGATGTCGACATCCGTCGAGGCGATGGGGGACTCCGCTCCCGCGGAACTGTCTCACACGCTGCGCGCTGCCGCCGGGCTTGCCTCGCGGGGCGGATCCGGGGCGGGAGTCCTCGCGGCCGACGATCGCCTCCCCGAACTGCACGGCCTGGCCACGTTGTGGCAGTTGGCCGATCGCCATGGGCTGCCGCTAGCTCCTCTGGTGGAACAGGCTCAGGCGCGAATCGATACCCGCGTGCGCCATCGCAATGCCACCACCGCCACCCTCCAAGGGCCCCAGGCCACTGCCGTCATTCTCACCGCGTTGCCCTTGGCGGGCATCGCCATGGGATCGGCGATGGGGGCTGACCCCGTGGGCTTCCTCTTCGGCGGCGGACTCGGTGGCCTGTTGCTGCTGGCCGGCGTCAGCCTGGCTGCCGCCGGTTTTGTGTGGTCCCGGACGATCCTGCGAGGTGCGGCGGCATGA
- a CDS encoding type II secretion system F family protein — MNLVLLGLALLIPPPPLGTRLSPNTRKNPRDGPRRNAGIDRLALASDIDLFATCLRAGLSAAAATQAVAQVVTDEKTREQWGTTAALLSIGVPADRAWAEVIGIPGLGDIAELARMSHQSGTSMAQACERIATGLRTAAADDATARGERAGVLIALPLALCFLPAFMLLGLAPVVISLGTQFINF; from the coding sequence ATGAACCTCGTCCTCCTCGGCCTGGCGCTACTGATACCGCCCCCGCCCCTCGGTACCCGTCTGAGCCCGAACACGCGCAAGAATCCCCGCGATGGTCCCCGCCGCAACGCCGGCATTGATCGCCTCGCGCTCGCCTCCGACATCGACCTGTTTGCCACTTGTTTGCGCGCCGGGCTATCCGCCGCCGCCGCCACCCAAGCGGTAGCCCAGGTCGTGACGGATGAGAAAACTCGCGAGCAGTGGGGCACGACCGCCGCGCTGCTCTCCATCGGGGTCCCGGCGGATCGAGCGTGGGCCGAGGTGATCGGCATACCCGGTTTGGGGGACATCGCTGAGCTAGCCCGGATGTCGCACCAATCGGGAACGTCGATGGCCCAAGCCTGCGAGCGGATCGCCACTGGACTGCGCACCGCAGCCGCCGACGATGCCACCGCCCGCGGTGAGCGCGCCGGAGTTCTCATCGCCCTGCCCCTTGCCCTGTGTTTCCTCCCTGCTTTTATGCTGCTGGGCCTGGCCCCCGTGGTCATCAGCTTGGGAACCCAATTCATCAACTTTTAG